One genomic window of Psychrobacillus sp. INOP01 includes the following:
- a CDS encoding DUF421 domain-containing protein gives MDFFQSQETLTTIEWILRAVVAFFFLVIVAKVMGQRAISQLRLLDFVIALVIGNIIAHPLSDEGLGLKGSVVTTTVLVSLYLCGIFLILKWPWFRKLITPPPINLVKDGEIIYKGLKKARISIDVLLEELREEKVEDVKKVALAIWEADGKISVFLDPKYNPITPANYQLVTEPFDLPKLIIKDGKLESKQLKQINKDEEWIVSNLKMQYQTEIKNVLLATIDKKENLKVFLYK, from the coding sequence ATGGATTTTTTTCAAAGCCAGGAAACACTTACTACAATTGAGTGGATTCTACGCGCTGTTGTTGCATTTTTCTTTTTAGTCATTGTAGCTAAGGTTATGGGGCAGCGTGCCATCTCCCAATTAAGACTTCTAGATTTTGTTATAGCTTTAGTTATTGGTAATATTATTGCGCACCCATTGTCTGATGAGGGGCTGGGGCTAAAAGGGTCCGTTGTTACAACAACTGTATTGGTTTCCTTATATCTTTGCGGTATTTTTCTAATTCTAAAATGGCCTTGGTTTAGAAAGTTGATAACCCCTCCACCCATTAACCTTGTGAAGGACGGAGAAATCATTTACAAAGGATTAAAAAAGGCAAGAATCTCCATTGATGTATTATTAGAAGAGCTTCGGGAGGAAAAAGTAGAAGATGTGAAGAAAGTGGCATTAGCAATTTGGGAGGCTGACGGAAAAATTTCCGTATTTCTGGACCCAAAATATAATCCAATTACACCTGCAAACTACCAGCTAGTAACAGAGCCCTTCGATTTGCCAAAGCTAATCATAAAAGATGGAAAACTTGAATCAAAGCAATTAAAGCAAATTAATAAGGACGAGGAATGGATAGTTTCTAACTTAAAAATGCAATATCAGACGGAAATAAAAAACGTTCTGCTTGCTACTATTGATAAGAAAGAAAACTTGAAGGTATTTTTATATAAGTGA
- a CDS encoding Crp/Fnr family transcriptional regulator, producing the protein MKSILFKYMSKFTSLTKEQQKTIAEEIKIEEFKKGTILLRQGDVPTKCYFVLKGCIRQYSIDENGKEVTSNFYTEEQAIAVFNNHKLDKSSEYTFACLEDSVLVVGDLDIEQDMYSKYTQLEIMTRKMIEENFGKVQDEFATFIASTPEERFKTLLTKRPQLVVRVPQHQLASYLGITPESLSRIKKRLKIDNN; encoded by the coding sequence ATGAAAAGTATATTGTTTAAGTACATGTCTAAATTCACTTCTCTTACAAAAGAACAACAAAAGACCATCGCTGAAGAAATAAAAATAGAGGAATTTAAAAAGGGAACAATCCTTCTTAGACAAGGAGATGTTCCCACTAAATGCTATTTTGTGTTAAAGGGATGCATAAGACAATATTCAATAGATGAAAATGGAAAAGAAGTAACTTCTAATTTTTATACAGAAGAACAGGCAATTGCCGTTTTCAATAATCATAAACTAGATAAATCATCCGAATACACTTTTGCATGTCTAGAAGACTCTGTATTGGTTGTAGGGGATTTAGATATTGAACAGGACATGTATAGCAAATATACTCAATTGGAAATAATGACCCGAAAGATGATAGAGGAAAATTTCGGTAAAGTACAAGACGAATTTGCTACTTTTATCGCCTCTACACCTGAAGAGCGTTTTAAAACATTATTAACGAAACGACCTCAACTAGTTGTTCGTGTACCGCAACATCAATTGGCAAGCTATCTTGGAATTACTCCAGAGTCATTAAGTAGGATAAAGAAACGTTTAAAAATAGATAACAATTAA
- a CDS encoding DUF4386 domain-containing protein translates to MREAAITSGISLIIMAIAAGFSYGYIHGSLVVPGDISTTYHNIVSSIMLFKAEIIGWVVVLLLDVIVAWSFYIFLKPVNQELAMLASWLRLTYAAILGIAILNLVFVLLLSNNASITDHVQANVTLYLEAFEMIWSIGLIVFGVHLLVVGWIGFQSNSIPKIISILLVLGAIGYIGIHLSKTLLIQQNITTTLELIFYIPMIAGELGFGLWLLFKGGKVTINP, encoded by the coding sequence TTGAGGGAAGCTGCTATTACTTCCGGTATATCGCTTATCATTATGGCCATTGCTGCAGGCTTTTCTTATGGTTATATCCACGGTAGCCTTGTCGTACCTGGCGATATAAGCACGACTTATCATAATATCGTATCATCCATAATGCTTTTCAAGGCTGAAATAATAGGGTGGGTTGTTGTCTTACTCCTCGACGTAATTGTGGCCTGGTCATTCTATATCTTTCTAAAGCCGGTTAATCAGGAGTTAGCTATGCTTGCTTCATGGCTTCGTCTTACTTATGCAGCCATATTGGGAATTGCCATTTTAAATTTGGTCTTTGTATTACTGCTCTCAAATAATGCATCAATAACGGATCATGTTCAAGCAAATGTTACTTTATACTTGGAGGCATTTGAAATGATTTGGTCTATTGGCTTAATTGTTTTTGGTGTCCATCTACTAGTTGTGGGATGGATTGGTTTCCAATCAAATAGCATTCCTAAAATTATTTCTATCCTGTTAGTACTTGGTGCAATAGGCTATATTGGTATTCACCTAAGTAAAACCTTACTTATCCAACAAAATATCACTACAACACTTGAACTTATTTTTTATATTCCGATGATTGCTGGGGAGTTAGGTTTTGGATTATGGCTGCTATTCAAAGGAGGAAAAGTCACTATCAACCCATGA
- a CDS encoding pyrimidine dimer DNA glycosylase/endonuclease V, whose protein sequence is MRLWHQNLLSILPKSQLLAQWRELNSIFAKEDRHILINYIYDYSKDDLFAYTQLVLYEMRARSINIRTIDKMERYFGDESYEKVAHPFVHQHNEEYLEICYFNLKEKFMRGQKDFDAERYEALRKIYCLSLCSKQT, encoded by the coding sequence TTGCGTTTATGGCATCAAAATTTACTTAGCATTTTGCCAAAATCACAGCTGTTGGCACAGTGGCGGGAGTTAAATAGTATTTTCGCAAAGGAAGACCGTCATATTTTGATTAACTATATTTATGACTATTCAAAAGATGATTTGTTTGCCTATACTCAGCTTGTTCTGTACGAAATGCGTGCACGCAGCATTAATATACGTACGATAGATAAAATGGAGCGTTATTTCGGAGACGAATCTTATGAGAAGGTGGCGCATCCATTCGTTCATCAACATAACGAGGAATATTTGGAGATATGTTATTTTAATCTAAAAGAAAAATTTATGCGCGGTCAGAAGGATTTTGATGCGGAGCGCTATGAAGCTTTAAGAAAAATATATTGTTTGTCCCTATGTAGCAAACAAACATGA
- the gltS gene encoding sodium/glutamate symporter, translated as MTLALDQITTIFLSIALLVLGTYLVKKIGFLNKFCIPAPVVGGLLFALLATIAKSFDLFEITLDTSLQGLFMLTFFTTVGLGASFKLVKLGGKLLVIYWLACGFLALAQNTIGVSMAYLFDLHPLIGMMAGAVSMEGGHGAATAFGQTVEDLGINSALSIGVAAATFGLVAGGLIGGPIVKYLVTKYDLKSTETDEGTQVELEENDKAIKTNTFFTQLLLITFCMALGTYLGGLFSSATGFVLPGYVGAMFVAVIVRNIVDKFNPKTVDMNSIGLVGDISLGIFLSMALMSIKLWEIADLALPLIAIVIVQVIFIVLFGIFVLFRLLGKNYDAAVMVAGFTGHGLGATPNAMANMAAVTERFGPSKKAYLVVPIVGAFLIDVFAMPIIITTINLFQ; from the coding sequence ATGACACTAGCACTTGACCAAATTACAACAATCTTTCTTTCCATAGCACTTTTGGTTTTAGGTACATACCTAGTAAAGAAGATTGGATTCTTAAATAAGTTCTGTATACCAGCCCCAGTAGTAGGGGGATTACTATTTGCATTACTTGCTACAATAGCTAAATCATTTGATTTGTTTGAAATTACATTGGATACATCTTTACAAGGATTGTTCATGCTTACCTTTTTTACTACAGTTGGCTTAGGAGCAAGTTTTAAACTTGTAAAATTGGGTGGGAAGCTACTCGTCATTTACTGGCTCGCTTGTGGATTTTTAGCACTTGCACAAAACACTATCGGTGTGTCTATGGCATATTTATTTGATCTTCATCCTTTAATTGGAATGATGGCTGGAGCTGTTTCAATGGAAGGTGGACACGGTGCAGCAACTGCATTCGGACAAACTGTTGAAGATTTGGGTATTAATTCGGCACTTTCTATCGGGGTAGCAGCTGCTACGTTTGGTCTCGTTGCAGGGGGACTTATTGGAGGACCAATTGTTAAATACCTTGTTACGAAGTATGATCTGAAATCAACCGAAACGGATGAAGGTACACAGGTTGAGCTTGAAGAAAATGATAAAGCAATCAAAACGAATACATTTTTCACACAACTACTGCTAATCACTTTCTGTATGGCACTTGGAACTTATTTAGGAGGTTTGTTCTCCTCTGCAACAGGATTTGTTCTCCCTGGATATGTTGGGGCTATGTTTGTAGCAGTTATAGTGAGAAATATTGTAGATAAATTTAATCCTAAGACTGTAGATATGAATAGTATTGGCTTAGTAGGTGACATTTCCTTAGGAATCTTCTTATCTATGGCACTTATGAGCATTAAACTTTGGGAAATAGCAGATTTGGCTCTTCCATTAATCGCAATCGTCATTGTCCAAGTTATTTTTATCGTTCTTTTCGGCATCTTTGTTCTGTTCCGTCTATTAGGAAAAAATTACGATGCTGCTGTAATGGTAGCTGGTTTCACGGGCCATGGTTTAGGTGCAACACCTAATGCAATGGCGAATATGGCTGCTGTAACAGAAAGATTCGGACCATCGAAAAAAGCATATCTAGTTGTCCCAATTGTTGGAGCATTCCTTATAGATGTGTTTGCAATGCCTATTATAATTACAACAATTAACTTATTCCAATAA
- the hutG gene encoding formimidoylglutamase: MNGLLKNVIEGIWSGRTDHLENRTSFRYHQIVELEQMETLKYLEETCVIIGFESEEGVRRNKGQLGAAKAPNALRSELAKLPWKLSNGKHLADIGTIECIGNDLEKAQQQLGEVVSKVLNKKMTPIILGGGHETAYGHYLGVRDHIGEKAKLGIINIDAHFDLRPYDEQTSSGTMFRQILEQDENSSYFVLGIQRYGNTQELFDKADELDVTYIYEEDMHYGQFDQVNAAIEKFIQKHDWIMLTLCMDVLNAAFAPGVSAPSPFGLDPTIVRAIIKTVTSHEKVLSFDISEVNPILDENNRTVKLGAYLTNEAITSFLGGRKNDTST; encoded by the coding sequence ATGAATGGCTTGCTAAAAAACGTAATTGAGGGTATTTGGTCAGGTCGGACCGATCATCTTGAAAATAGAACAAGTTTCCGGTATCACCAAATTGTTGAGTTGGAACAAATGGAAACGCTTAAATATTTAGAAGAAACTTGTGTAATTATCGGTTTTGAAAGTGAAGAGGGAGTCCGTAGAAATAAAGGTCAGCTAGGAGCAGCAAAAGCACCTAACGCTTTACGTTCAGAATTGGCAAAGCTACCATGGAAATTATCAAATGGAAAGCACCTTGCAGATATAGGGACAATTGAGTGTATTGGCAATGACTTAGAAAAAGCCCAACAACAGCTTGGGGAAGTAGTAAGCAAAGTTTTGAATAAAAAGATGACCCCGATTATTCTTGGCGGTGGGCATGAAACCGCTTACGGACATTATCTTGGTGTTCGAGATCATATTGGTGAAAAAGCGAAGTTAGGGATTATCAATATTGATGCTCACTTTGACTTACGTCCATACGATGAACAGACTTCATCAGGGACGATGTTCAGACAAATATTGGAACAAGATGAAAACAGTAGTTATTTCGTTCTTGGTATCCAACGATACGGGAATACGCAAGAGCTATTCGACAAGGCGGATGAGCTAGATGTTACCTATATTTATGAAGAGGATATGCATTATGGACAGTTTGACCAAGTGAATGCAGCTATAGAGAAGTTTATCCAAAAACATGATTGGATCATGCTTACGCTATGTATGGATGTACTAAATGCTGCATTTGCACCAGGTGTAAGCGCTCCATCACCATTTGGTTTGGATCCCACCATTGTTCGTGCAATTATCAAGACCGTAACTTCTCATGAAAAAGTGTTGTCTTTTGATATTTCGGAAGTAAATCCAATCTTGGATGAAAATAATCGAACCGTAAAACTTGGAGCTTATTTGACAAATGAAGCAATTACATCATTTTTAGGAGGAAGAAAGAATGACACTAGCACTTGA
- a CDS encoding LysR family transcriptional regulator, whose product MDLKQLTYFVTIVDQRSFSKAAQKLHISQPSLSNAIKILESDLGFQILDRNTRNIELTETGAILYSKAVQLLLEMDKVKKEMDEVKHIGSGEIQLGMIESVKHWIPKVILQYNDDFPNMRIKLTEVLSGDDVKNSLRNYKTHAIITNQFIEENDIETIPLYNEKLVLVLHESNPLTNYASVTLKDLVGEPFIISSEGFQTRDDVLNAFEMEDIIPTIKYEIERFETALSLVREGIGITLIPENYLQALPDKALVKKSIDSPSLNRTVYLTYLKNRYVSPAIHTFINKTKLFF is encoded by the coding sequence ATGGATTTAAAGCAGCTTACGTATTTTGTGACAATTGTCGACCAAAGGAGCTTTTCTAAAGCCGCACAAAAACTACATATATCTCAACCATCACTAAGTAATGCCATAAAAATTTTAGAAAGTGATTTAGGTTTTCAAATTCTTGATCGTAATACGAGAAATATTGAATTAACTGAAACAGGAGCTATTTTATATAGTAAAGCAGTTCAGCTTTTATTAGAGATGGACAAGGTTAAAAAAGAAATGGATGAAGTAAAGCATATAGGAAGTGGGGAGATCCAGCTTGGAATGATTGAATCAGTAAAGCATTGGATTCCAAAGGTGATTCTTCAATACAATGATGATTTTCCCAATATGCGCATAAAGTTAACCGAAGTTCTAAGTGGAGATGATGTAAAAAATTCGTTACGAAATTACAAGACACATGCCATCATAACCAATCAATTTATAGAAGAGAACGATATCGAAACCATTCCTTTATATAATGAAAAACTCGTATTAGTGCTTCATGAGAGCAATCCGTTGACGAATTATGCATCAGTAACATTAAAAGACCTAGTAGGAGAGCCGTTCATTATTAGCAGTGAGGGGTTTCAGACAAGAGATGATGTGTTGAACGCTTTTGAAATGGAAGACATAATTCCTACCATAAAGTATGAGATTGAGCGTTTTGAAACAGCATTAAGCCTAGTGCGAGAAGGCATCGGCATCACACTAATTCCGGAAAACTATCTACAAGCTCTTCCAGATAAAGCACTTGTAAAAAAATCTATCGATTCGCCTTCATTGAATAGAACTGTCTATCTAACTTATTTAAAAAACCGCTATGTATCACCTGCCATCCATACATTTATAAATAAAACAAAGCTGTTTTTTTAA
- a CDS encoding ankyrin repeat domain-containing protein produces the protein MMQRLFILIGLIFILQGCMVMNVGEDETMQERLFEAVEEKEFDKVKELLDNGVDINAQDPQGRTGIMIATYANDVEMVKLLIDAGADVDIQDDMLNNPFLYAGAEGYMDILKLMISAGADPTITNRYGGVALIPASEHGYVEVVEELLTNTKTDVNHVNNLGWTALLEAIILNDGSEKQQQTVRLLIEHGANVNLADKDSVTPLAHAREKGFKEIEAILLEAGAK, from the coding sequence ATTATGCAGAGGTTGTTCATATTAATTGGGCTAATTTTTATCCTTCAAGGCTGTATGGTGATGAATGTAGGAGAGGATGAGACGATGCAGGAGCGATTATTTGAGGCTGTAGAAGAAAAAGAGTTTGATAAAGTTAAAGAGTTACTTGATAACGGTGTAGATATCAATGCGCAGGATCCACAAGGTAGAACGGGGATAATGATTGCTACTTACGCGAATGACGTGGAAATGGTAAAGCTATTAATAGATGCCGGTGCAGATGTGGATATTCAGGATGATATGCTTAATAATCCGTTTCTTTATGCAGGGGCAGAGGGGTATATGGATATATTAAAGTTAATGATTTCAGCTGGAGCGGATCCAACGATTACGAATCGATATGGAGGAGTTGCACTCATTCCTGCCTCTGAACATGGGTATGTAGAGGTAGTCGAAGAGCTATTGACGAATACAAAGACTGACGTAAATCATGTAAATAATCTAGGGTGGACTGCTTTACTCGAGGCGATTATTTTAAATGATGGTTCTGAAAAACAGCAGCAAACAGTTCGTTTATTAATCGAGCATGGTGCAAACGTAAATCTTGCGGATAAGGATAGTGTAACTCCGCTAGCGCATGCTAGGGAAAAGGGATTTAAAGAAATAGAAGCAATTTTGTTGGAAGCAGGAGCTAAATAA
- the splB gene encoding spore photoproduct lyase encodes MNKPFTPQLVYFEPNALDYPLGKELKEKFEKMGIETRFTTSHNQIRDLPGDTDAQKYRIAKSTLVVGIRKTLKFDTSKPSAEYAIPLATGCMGHCHYCYLQTTMGSKPYIRTYVNVEEIFEAADRYIEERAPEITRFEAACTSDIVGIDHLTHSLKRAIEHIGQTELGRLRFVTKFHFVDHLLDAKHNGNTRFRFSVNADYVIKNFEPGTSPLDKRIEAAGKVARAGYPLGFIVAPIYLHDGWEEGYRHMFERLDAELPQDSRDDITFEFIQHRFTKPAKKVIEKNYPKTKLELDEEKRRYKWGKYGIGKYIYQKDEEDEIKSHLYGYMEKYFPNAKLEYFT; translated from the coding sequence ATGAATAAACCCTTCACACCACAGCTTGTTTATTTTGAACCGAATGCACTTGATTATCCACTTGGAAAAGAACTGAAGGAAAAGTTCGAGAAAATGGGGATTGAAACGCGCTTTACGACTTCGCATAATCAAATCCGCGATTTGCCGGGTGATACGGACGCTCAAAAATATCGTATCGCAAAATCTACCTTAGTCGTAGGCATTCGAAAAACGTTAAAATTCGATACGTCCAAGCCTTCAGCCGAGTATGCAATCCCTCTTGCAACAGGGTGTATGGGGCATTGTCATTATTGTTATTTGCAAACGACGATGGGCAGTAAACCGTATATTCGAACTTACGTAAACGTGGAGGAGATTTTCGAAGCGGCCGATCGCTACATCGAAGAACGTGCACCAGAGATTACCCGGTTTGAAGCTGCTTGTACATCCGATATTGTGGGAATTGATCATTTGACGCATTCATTAAAAAGAGCAATTGAACATATTGGCCAAACAGAGCTAGGTAGGCTACGTTTTGTGACGAAATTCCATTTTGTCGACCATTTACTGGATGCCAAGCATAATGGAAATACGCGATTCCGATTTAGCGTAAACGCTGACTATGTCATTAAAAATTTCGAGCCCGGCACTTCTCCTCTAGATAAAAGAATCGAGGCTGCAGGGAAAGTGGCAAGAGCGGGCTACCCACTAGGTTTTATCGTTGCTCCCATTTACCTTCATGATGGCTGGGAGGAAGGCTACCGCCACATGTTTGAACGACTTGATGCAGAATTGCCGCAGGATTCAAGAGATGATATTACATTTGAATTCATTCAACATCGCTTTACGAAGCCCGCGAAAAAAGTGATTGAAAAGAACTACCCGAAGACAAAATTGGAGTTAGATGAAGAAAAAAGACGCTACAAATGGGGCAAGTATGGAATTGGTAAGTATATTTACCAAAAGGACGAAGAGGATGAAATAAAGTCTCATTTATACGGCTATATGGAAAAGTACTTTCCGAATGCGAAGTTAGAATATTTTACCTGA
- a CDS encoding MBL fold metallo-hydrolase: protein MECRVIGMWGGFPKKNGPCSGYLIQHEGFSLLVDCGSGVLSELQNYIELNDINHVILTHYHYDHFSDIGAYLFSRLVNTQLGRAVEELCVYGPEDEGMRKQVEAVAYSRFTSFNEKSQFEIGPFTCTFMRNIHPVETYSIKIVCDNKSIVFTSDTSFTHDLISFAANSDLLITECSLYEGMDGVGSGHMTSKDAGILAYQSKVKRVLLTHLPHYGDLNDLVVSAKKQGNPNIELAESGMLIEL, encoded by the coding sequence ATGGAGTGTAGAGTAATTGGTATGTGGGGAGGATTCCCTAAAAAGAATGGCCCTTGTTCGGGGTATTTAATTCAGCATGAGGGGTTTTCGTTATTAGTTGATTGTGGAAGTGGTGTCTTATCGGAATTACAAAATTATATAGAGTTAAATGATATAAATCATGTCATTTTAACTCATTATCATTATGATCATTTCAGTGATATTGGAGCGTATTTATTTTCTAGGTTGGTGAATACTCAGTTAGGTAGAGCAGTTGAAGAATTATGTGTTTATGGACCAGAAGACGAGGGGATGCGAAAGCAGGTGGAGGCTGTTGCTTATTCCCGATTTACTTCTTTTAACGAAAAGAGTCAGTTTGAAATCGGACCATTCACCTGTACATTTATGAGGAATATTCATCCAGTGGAAACGTATAGTATAAAAATTGTATGTGACAACAAAAGTATTGTATTTACATCTGACACTAGTTTTACACATGATTTAATTTCATTTGCAGCTAATAGCGATCTTCTGATAACGGAATGTAGTCTGTATGAAGGAATGGACGGAGTAGGTTCGGGACATATGACGTCCAAGGATGCAGGAATACTAGCATATCAATCAAAAGTAAAGAGGGTGTTATTAACACATCTTCCACACTACGGTGATTTGAACGATTTAGTAGTTAGTGCAAAAAAACAAGGAAACCCAAACATTGAGTTAGCAGAGTCAGGAATGTTAATAGAATTATAA
- a CDS encoding TerD family protein: MQIQRGQKVKLENITQLECFVRWSTPKKEMELDISSFLLQAGNRCEKDEHFIFYGQPNSPDKSVSYAKQTSLDGSITIQLNAVPETIEKIAIALTIHEGDAQNLRFQEVEKLELIIRDAVTGTILYNYSFGDDLQQETAIVVGELYRHQGQWKFNVIGSGFNGGLEALCLNYGLEIEESESSIQNDLPLPIEEPIKQKPNLEKMNINLKKKESISIAKSNKIVATLEWANPKKDLDLYCFYVLKNGDTGKVYYRSMGNANREPFITLDGDSRVAGKETIVIHDPSKLKYVLFASYSAVSNGIGSFKSMKAQAVVDNQLGQRITSPLYEKNRLAYWVAIAHIDFTDAENMNVSHVERYSKSGSERSPELYVDGLFEMDQGVIEFK; this comes from the coding sequence ATGCAGATACAACGTGGACAGAAGGTTAAATTAGAAAATATAACCCAACTCGAATGTTTTGTTCGATGGTCGACACCGAAAAAGGAAATGGAACTAGATATTTCTTCATTTTTATTGCAGGCTGGCAACCGCTGTGAAAAAGATGAACATTTTATCTTTTATGGCCAACCGAATAGTCCTGATAAATCAGTTAGCTATGCAAAACAAACATCTTTAGATGGTTCGATTACTATTCAATTGAATGCAGTGCCAGAAACAATTGAAAAAATAGCTATTGCCTTGACTATTCATGAAGGGGACGCACAAAATTTGCGTTTTCAAGAAGTAGAAAAATTAGAGCTTATTATAAGAGATGCTGTAACAGGAACTATTTTATACAATTATTCATTTGGTGATGACTTACAACAGGAGACAGCGATAGTTGTTGGTGAGCTGTATAGGCATCAAGGACAGTGGAAATTTAATGTGATCGGTAGTGGATTTAATGGAGGGTTAGAGGCATTATGCTTAAATTATGGTTTAGAGATTGAAGAAAGCGAGAGTAGTATACAGAATGATCTTCCTCTTCCTATAGAAGAACCTATTAAACAAAAGCCAAACCTTGAGAAGATGAATATTAATCTGAAGAAAAAGGAATCAATATCTATCGCTAAGTCCAATAAAATTGTAGCGACTTTGGAGTGGGCAAATCCTAAAAAAGATTTAGATTTATACTGCTTTTATGTATTGAAAAATGGTGATACCGGAAAAGTTTATTATCGTTCAATGGGGAATGCAAATCGTGAGCCATTTATTACTCTAGATGGTGATAGTCGAGTTGCAGGGAAAGAGACCATTGTGATTCATGATCCTTCCAAATTGAAATATGTACTGTTTGCGTCTTATAGTGCAGTTAGCAATGGCATTGGTAGCTTTAAAAGTATGAAGGCGCAGGCTGTCGTTGACAACCAACTGGGTCAACGGATAACTAGCCCATTATATGAGAAAAATCGTTTAGCCTACTGGGTAGCAATAGCGCATATTGATTTTACAGATGCTGAGAATATGAATGTCAGTCACGTAGAGAGGTATTCAAAATCTGGTTCTGAACGTTCACCAGAGCTATATGTTGATGGTTTATTTGAGATGGATCAAGGAGTAATAGAGTTTAAATAA
- a CDS encoding nucleoside triphosphate pyrophosphohydrolase: protein MPVYNKLVRDLIPQVIEKSGSKFTTRTLDPSEHLTEIKKKLYEEVQEFQETMNHQDALEELADILELIHAALPIHEATYEDLETIRIAKKEKRGGFEGGIYLIEVEEE, encoded by the coding sequence ATGCCAGTTTACAACAAACTAGTACGCGACCTAATACCACAAGTCATCGAAAAATCAGGGAGCAAGTTCACTACACGTACGCTAGATCCTTCCGAACACTTAACAGAAATAAAGAAAAAACTATATGAAGAAGTACAGGAATTCCAAGAAACGATGAATCACCAAGATGCCCTAGAGGAACTAGCCGACATTTTGGAGCTAATCCATGCAGCCCTTCCAATTCACGAAGCAACTTATGAAGACCTAGAGACAATTCGCATTGCTAAGAAAGAAAAACGCGGTGGGTTTGAGGGAGGTATTTATTTAATAGAGGTGGAGGAAGAATAA
- a CDS encoding HRDC domain-containing protein has protein sequence MVLKQPITLIELSTIRGIGDKKIEEFGHDIIEVIQRQGSKD, from the coding sequence ATTGTTTTAAAACAACCTATAACTTTGATAGAACTATCAACAATAAGAGGTATTGGTGATAAAAAGATAGAGGAGTTTGGGCACGATATTATTGAAGTTATTCAGAGACAGGGTTCGAAAGATTGA
- a CDS encoding alpha/beta fold hydrolase, translated as MTVSERNYVEVDPGVELYVQDVGSGDPIVFIPGFTFTTEVFSHQVEHFAKTNRVIVIDPRSHGRSSIALQGNDYVTHGTDLAKVLNALQLKNVTLAGWSFGCLTVWEYLKQNGYDNVKSLIFIDMSPKALSTNDVEDWVEGPLNDIGAIYNTYLRNPAGQREFMKAYTTSVMVQRDVSEGELNWLVEQSLKTPYYIAANLFASGMFSDYREEARTASETVPTLTIVAEHWSTTAVEFTQNVSPKSSIEVLGGHLMFWEHSKRFNELVDRFLSEKMSL; from the coding sequence ATGACAGTGTCGGAAAGAAATTATGTGGAAGTAGATCCAGGTGTAGAATTATATGTTCAAGATGTAGGAAGTGGAGACCCTATTGTTTTCATCCCTGGCTTTACATTTACAACCGAAGTGTTTAGCCATCAAGTCGAACATTTCGCCAAAACAAACCGAGTAATTGTTATCGATCCAAGAAGTCATGGTCGTTCATCTATTGCGTTACAAGGGAATGATTATGTAACACACGGAACGGATTTGGCAAAGGTACTCAATGCATTACAATTAAAGAACGTTACACTAGCAGGCTGGTCGTTCGGGTGCTTAACAGTTTGGGAGTATCTTAAACAGAACGGCTATGACAATGTAAAATCACTTATTTTCATTGACATGTCACCAAAGGCATTGTCGACAAACGATGTAGAAGATTGGGTGGAAGGTCCCCTTAATGATATTGGGGCCATCTATAACACTTACTTACGTAATCCAGCAGGACAACGGGAATTTATGAAGGCATATACAACAAGCGTCATGGTACAACGTGATGTAAGCGAGGGCGAGTTGAATTGGCTAGTAGAGCAATCCTTAAAAACGCCCTATTATATTGCTGCGAATTTATTTGCTTCGGGCATGTTCTCTGATTATCGTGAAGAAGCGAGAACAGCTAGTGAAACAGTACCAACATTGACGATTGTTGCAGAACATTGGTCAACTACAGCAGTTGAATTTACACAAAACGTTTCTCCAAAATCCTCTATAGAAGTACTCGGCGGGCACTTGATGTTCTGGGAGCATAGTAAGCGATTTAACGAGCTGGTAGATCGGTTTTTGTCTGAAAAAATGTCCCTCTGA